A stretch of the Musa acuminata AAA Group cultivar baxijiao chromosome BXJ2-7, Cavendish_Baxijiao_AAA, whole genome shotgun sequence genome encodes the following:
- the LOC135617822 gene encoding protein kinase STUNTED-like isoform X2 — MKMAKEEAAEKKKRSEKDETFVEEEQEEKAAERGGGGGGGKTVVVGVRMDSQSRELLTWALVKAAASGDLVVALHVLSSSGGGSAAAAKDPGGQPVAVLSVAKELDAMLAVYEGFCNLKQIDLKLKICKGSSIRKVLVKEAKAFAASLLILGVTKNSRAIGSSWVSIAKHCAKKLPNDCSVVALSDGKIVFQREAAGPKKLNDTASDPSFPPEAELNGCIISHAANGLSASNGSPRSNCSICAPESDPSSLNELKEEESLDLVPVEKTEAPTSSTALTVVKDLPEARPGWPSLRRLVLTNRKSLYSEKHKASVVQWAKWLPSRYSSVHPDRKSKKSEGNTTLNLDQESGAIVPVGADLPPTPFLPSDAEGRLPEELESFRKKFSSVCRLFSYEELEQATSNFLHENLIGKGGSSSVYKGCLSDGKELAVKILKPSEDAVKDFVSEIEIITTLHHKNIIALLGFCFQNNSLMLVYDYLSRGSLEEILHGEEVNKHVLGWAERYKVAIGVAEALDYLHGGGTTEPVIHRDVKSSNILLSDDFEPQLSDFGLAKWASASSQLICSDVAGTFGYLAPEYILYGKVNEKVDVYAFGVVLLELLSGRKPISSGCPKGQESLLMWAKPILQDGDTKQLIDPGLKNEFSSDQVERMILAASLCARRLHHARPHITLVLKLLQGDNDTVEWARSEVNARADMLDDEMPNQESDIQSHLNLALLDVKDDLNSISSTDHTSDSLTSSASAENYLQWRCSHSSSFD, encoded by the exons ATGAAGATGGCGAAAGAAGAAGCTgctgagaagaagaagaggagcgaGAAAGATGAGACCTTTgtggaggaggagcaggaggagaaGGCAgcggagagaggaggaggaggaggaggagggaagactgTTGTGGTTGGCGTTAGAATGGACTCGCAGAGCCGAGAACTTCTCACTTGGGCGCTGGTCAAGGCCGCCGCCTCCGGGGACCTTGTCGTCGCCCTTCACGTCCTATCATCCTCCGGCGGTGGTAGTGCCGCAGCGGCCAAGGATCCTGGTGGCCAGCCCGTCGCCGTGCTCTCTGTCGCCAAGGAACTCGACGCTATGCTCGCCGTCTACGAGGGCTTCTGCAACCTAAAGCAG ATCGACCTAAAGCTGAAAATTTGCAAGGGCTCGTCCATACGCAAGGTTCTGGTAAAAGAGGCCAAAGCCTTCGCTGCGTCACTGCTCATCCTCGGGGTCACCAAGAACAGCCGCGCCATCGG GTCTTCTTGGGTCTCCATAGCTAAGCACTGCGCCAAGAAGCTACCAAACGACTGTTCGGTGGTGGCATTGAGCGACGGGAAGATCGTCTTCCAGAGAGAAGCTGCAG GCCCGAAGAAGCTGAACGATACAGCCTCCGATCCTTCGTTTCCACCAGAAGCTGAGCTGAATGGTTGTATCATTTCCCACGCCGCGAATGGCTTATCTGCCAGCAATGGCTCACCAAGAAGCAATTGTTCAATCTGTGCACCTGAATCCGATCCTTCTTCCCTGAACGAGCTGAAGGAGGAAGAATCATTGGACTTGGTCCCAGTGGAGAAAACTGAAGCTCCCACGAGCAGCACTGCACTTACTGTCGTCAAGGATTTACCTGAAGCCAGACCTGGTTGGCCTTCTCTTAGAAGGCTGGTCTTAACCAACAGGAAGAGCCTCTACTCGGAGAAGCACAAGGCCTCTGTGGTTCAATGGGCAAAGTGGCTACCGAGCCGATACTCGTCTGTGCATCCTGATCGCAAGTCCAAGAAGTCGGAAGGAAATACGACACTCAACCTAGACCAAGAGAGCGGAGCCATTGTGCCAGTTGGGGCCGATCTGCCACCAACCCCTTTTCTTCCCAGTGATGCAGAAGGGAGGCTGCCCGAGGAGTTGGAATCTTTTCGAAAGAAGTTTTCATCTGTTTGCAGATTATTCAGCTACGAGGAACTCGAGCAAGCAACGTCCAACTTTCTGCATG AGAATTTGATTGGAAAGGGCGGGAGTAGCAGTGTTTATAAGGGCTGCCTTTCCGATGGCAAGGAATTGGCTGTGAAAATATTGAAGCCATCTGAAGATGCAGTGAAAGACTTTGTTTCAGAGATTGAGATTATCACCACCTTGCATCACAAAAACATTATTGCATTGCTTGGATTTTGCTTCCAGAATAATAGTCTAATGTTGGTCTATGACTATCTATCACGAGGTAGCTTAGAAGAAATCCTCCATG GTGAGGAAGTGAACAAGCATGTTCTTGGTTGGGCTGAAAGATATAAGGTGGCAATAGGTGTTGCGGAGGCACTTGATTATTTACATGGGGGTGGTACTACTGAGCCCGTGATTCACAGGGATGTGAAGTCCTCAAACATCCTTCTCTCCGACGATTTTGAGCCACAG TTGTCTGACTTTGGATTGGCGAAATGGGCATCAGCATCATCTCAACTGATTTGCAGCGATGTTGCAGGGACTTTCGG GTACTTAGCTCCTGAATACATTTTGTATGGGAAAGTTAATGAGAAGGTCGATGTCTATGCCTTTGGCGTTGTGCTTCTCGAGCTCCTTTCAGGAAGGAAGCCCATCAGTTCTGGTTGTCCCAAGGGCCAGGAGAGCCTCCTCATGTGG GCTAAGCCAATCTTACAAGATGGAGACACAAAGCAGCTGATTGATCCAGGTTTAAAGAATGAATTTAGTAGTGATCAAGTAGAAAGGATGATCCTAGCTGCTTCACTTTGTGCAAGGAGGCTTCATCATGCACGACCTCATATAACCCTT GTTTTGAAGCTACTCCAAGGAGACAATGATACTGTTGAATGGGCACGGTCAGAAGTTAACGCTCGGGCTGACATGTTAGATGATGAAATGCCAAACCAAGAATCGGACATCCAATCCCATCTCAATCTTGCATTACTGGATGtgaaggacgacttgaactcgatCAGCAGCACCGATCACACATCCGATTCTCTAACCTCGAGCGCCTCTGCGGAGAACTACTTGCAGTGGAGATGTAGCCATTCATCAAGCTTCGACTAA
- the LOC135617822 gene encoding probable receptor-like serine/threonine-protein kinase At5g57670 isoform X1, translating to MKMAKEEAAEKKKRSEKDETFVEEEQEEKAAERGGGGGGGKTVVVGVRMDSQSRELLTWALVKAAASGDLVVALHVLSSSGGGSAAAAKDPGGQPVAVLSVAKELDAMLAVYEGFCNLKQIDLKLKICKGSSIRKVLVKEAKAFAASLLILGVTKNSRAIGSSWVSIAKHCAKKLPNDCSVVALSDGKIVFQREAADNNRSQKKSSNDPTEVDENNDLFCLFPIVGPKKLNDTASDPSFPPEAELNGCIISHAANGLSASNGSPRSNCSICAPESDPSSLNELKEEESLDLVPVEKTEAPTSSTALTVVKDLPEARPGWPSLRRLVLTNRKSLYSEKHKASVVQWAKWLPSRYSSVHPDRKSKKSEGNTTLNLDQESGAIVPVGADLPPTPFLPSDAEGRLPEELESFRKKFSSVCRLFSYEELEQATSNFLHENLIGKGGSSSVYKGCLSDGKELAVKILKPSEDAVKDFVSEIEIITTLHHKNIIALLGFCFQNNSLMLVYDYLSRGSLEEILHGEEVNKHVLGWAERYKVAIGVAEALDYLHGGGTTEPVIHRDVKSSNILLSDDFEPQLSDFGLAKWASASSQLICSDVAGTFGYLAPEYILYGKVNEKVDVYAFGVVLLELLSGRKPISSGCPKGQESLLMWAKPILQDGDTKQLIDPGLKNEFSSDQVERMILAASLCARRLHHARPHITLVLKLLQGDNDTVEWARSEVNARADMLDDEMPNQESDIQSHLNLALLDVKDDLNSISSTDHTSDSLTSSASAENYLQWRCSHSSSFD from the exons ATGAAGATGGCGAAAGAAGAAGCTgctgagaagaagaagaggagcgaGAAAGATGAGACCTTTgtggaggaggagcaggaggagaaGGCAgcggagagaggaggaggaggaggaggagggaagactgTTGTGGTTGGCGTTAGAATGGACTCGCAGAGCCGAGAACTTCTCACTTGGGCGCTGGTCAAGGCCGCCGCCTCCGGGGACCTTGTCGTCGCCCTTCACGTCCTATCATCCTCCGGCGGTGGTAGTGCCGCAGCGGCCAAGGATCCTGGTGGCCAGCCCGTCGCCGTGCTCTCTGTCGCCAAGGAACTCGACGCTATGCTCGCCGTCTACGAGGGCTTCTGCAACCTAAAGCAG ATCGACCTAAAGCTGAAAATTTGCAAGGGCTCGTCCATACGCAAGGTTCTGGTAAAAGAGGCCAAAGCCTTCGCTGCGTCACTGCTCATCCTCGGGGTCACCAAGAACAGCCGCGCCATCGG GTCTTCTTGGGTCTCCATAGCTAAGCACTGCGCCAAGAAGCTACCAAACGACTGTTCGGTGGTGGCATTGAGCGACGGGAAGATCGTCTTCCAGAGAGAAGCTGCAG ATAACAACAGATCTCAGAAGAAGTCAAGTAATGATCCAACTGAGGTTGACGAGAACAACGATTTGTTCTGCTTGTTCCCCATTGTAGGCCCGAAGAAGCTGAACGATACAGCCTCCGATCCTTCGTTTCCACCAGAAGCTGAGCTGAATGGTTGTATCATTTCCCACGCCGCGAATGGCTTATCTGCCAGCAATGGCTCACCAAGAAGCAATTGTTCAATCTGTGCACCTGAATCCGATCCTTCTTCCCTGAACGAGCTGAAGGAGGAAGAATCATTGGACTTGGTCCCAGTGGAGAAAACTGAAGCTCCCACGAGCAGCACTGCACTTACTGTCGTCAAGGATTTACCTGAAGCCAGACCTGGTTGGCCTTCTCTTAGAAGGCTGGTCTTAACCAACAGGAAGAGCCTCTACTCGGAGAAGCACAAGGCCTCTGTGGTTCAATGGGCAAAGTGGCTACCGAGCCGATACTCGTCTGTGCATCCTGATCGCAAGTCCAAGAAGTCGGAAGGAAATACGACACTCAACCTAGACCAAGAGAGCGGAGCCATTGTGCCAGTTGGGGCCGATCTGCCACCAACCCCTTTTCTTCCCAGTGATGCAGAAGGGAGGCTGCCCGAGGAGTTGGAATCTTTTCGAAAGAAGTTTTCATCTGTTTGCAGATTATTCAGCTACGAGGAACTCGAGCAAGCAACGTCCAACTTTCTGCATG AGAATTTGATTGGAAAGGGCGGGAGTAGCAGTGTTTATAAGGGCTGCCTTTCCGATGGCAAGGAATTGGCTGTGAAAATATTGAAGCCATCTGAAGATGCAGTGAAAGACTTTGTTTCAGAGATTGAGATTATCACCACCTTGCATCACAAAAACATTATTGCATTGCTTGGATTTTGCTTCCAGAATAATAGTCTAATGTTGGTCTATGACTATCTATCACGAGGTAGCTTAGAAGAAATCCTCCATG GTGAGGAAGTGAACAAGCATGTTCTTGGTTGGGCTGAAAGATATAAGGTGGCAATAGGTGTTGCGGAGGCACTTGATTATTTACATGGGGGTGGTACTACTGAGCCCGTGATTCACAGGGATGTGAAGTCCTCAAACATCCTTCTCTCCGACGATTTTGAGCCACAG TTGTCTGACTTTGGATTGGCGAAATGGGCATCAGCATCATCTCAACTGATTTGCAGCGATGTTGCAGGGACTTTCGG GTACTTAGCTCCTGAATACATTTTGTATGGGAAAGTTAATGAGAAGGTCGATGTCTATGCCTTTGGCGTTGTGCTTCTCGAGCTCCTTTCAGGAAGGAAGCCCATCAGTTCTGGTTGTCCCAAGGGCCAGGAGAGCCTCCTCATGTGG GCTAAGCCAATCTTACAAGATGGAGACACAAAGCAGCTGATTGATCCAGGTTTAAAGAATGAATTTAGTAGTGATCAAGTAGAAAGGATGATCCTAGCTGCTTCACTTTGTGCAAGGAGGCTTCATCATGCACGACCTCATATAACCCTT GTTTTGAAGCTACTCCAAGGAGACAATGATACTGTTGAATGGGCACGGTCAGAAGTTAACGCTCGGGCTGACATGTTAGATGATGAAATGCCAAACCAAGAATCGGACATCCAATCCCATCTCAATCTTGCATTACTGGATGtgaaggacgacttgaactcgatCAGCAGCACCGATCACACATCCGATTCTCTAACCTCGAGCGCCTCTGCGGAGAACTACTTGCAGTGGAGATGTAGCCATTCATCAAGCTTCGACTAA
- the LOC103992624 gene encoding protein DMP3, producing the protein MSLRATSKRSKEPPAESKAPRHEEEAAPPPPPASSSQQTISQALASTAHLANLLPTGTLLAFQLLTPVFTNNGSCDTATRLMTQALLLLLAASCFLACFTDSIRSAADGRVYYGFATRRGMWLFNYDYVASPSAALPDLSKYRVRAVDWVHAVLSVLVFASVALRDRNAVSCLYPRPSRETEEALSVLPLGVGVISSLLFVVFPTRRHGIGYPVTNGS; encoded by the coding sequence ATGTCGCTGAGAGCCACATCTAAAAGATCCAAGGAACCACCAGCAGAAAGCAAGGCTCCAAGGCATGAGGAAGAGGCAgcgccacctccaccaccagctTCCTCGTCTCAACAAACCATATCGCAGGCGCTGGCGAGCACAGCTCACCTGGCCAACCTCCTCCCCACCGGCACCCTCCTCGCTTTCCAGCTCCTCACCCCGGTGTTCACCAACAACGGCTCCTGCGACACGGCCACCCGGCTGATGACGCaggcgctcctcctcctcctggccGCTTCCTGCTTCCTCGCCTGCTTCACCGACAGCATCCGGAGCGCCGCCGACGGGCGGGTCTACTACGGCTTCGCCACCCGACGCGGCATGTGGCTCTTCAACTACGACTACGTCGCCTCCCCCTCCGCGGCCCTTCCCGACCTGTCCAAGTACAGGGTGCGGGCGGTGGACTGGGTGCACGCGGTGCTGTCGGTGCTGGTGTTCGCGTCGGTGGCTCTCCGGGACCGGAACGCGGTGAGCTGCCTCTACCCGCGGCCGAGCCGGGAGACGGAGGAGGCGCTGAGCGTCCTGCCGCTGGGAGTGGGAGTCATCTCCAGCCTGTTGTTCGTGGTCTTCCCCACTCGAAGGCATGGAATCGGATACCCCGTCACGAACGGAAGCTGA
- the LOC135617823 gene encoding pentatricopeptide repeat-containing protein At1g52640, mitochondrial-like: MAVGGIAWRPKCRAVLHLSCRRSTFSTSDALVDDICRILSDHRAPHHDLAAALRPFAPALTPGVAEGVLIRCRHLPSPAHRFFLWSAAIPGFHHSPAAHLALVHALGAVRQFPLLWSLLSELRDAGRGSDVARPETFWLLFRFYARARLPDDAIRAFRRMPDFGIQPGLEDFHHLLSSLCRNGLVAAAQSFFDQSKSLFNVNHKTFSILINGWGDGGGPKEALRLFDEMLQRRCLVDVAAYNSLILALCQGGELGEAHVQLQEMQKTHRLKPDAGTYAAFVRAACKANDVHAAIGVLDRIRRYNLVPNVFTYNCIIRLFCGNEMVDEAYELLDEMIERGAKPDAWSYNSILAIHCRLHEVNKSLRLLARMDKDACSPDRHTYNMLLKMLIGVGRIDRAMEVWDGMQRRGFYPAASSYAVMIHGLCKKKGKVEEAFRYFEMMVDEGIPPYLSTCEMLRDKLFEIGLREQVGVLADKMRRSTSCTIQELVIAMEGRKRIGHTREE, from the coding sequence ATGGCCGTCGGAGGAATCGCTTGGCGACCCAAATGCCGCGCCGTCCTCCACCTGAGCTGCCGCCGGTCTACCTTCTCCACCtcggacgccctcgtcgacgacaTTTGCCGTATCCTCAGCGACCACCGTGCGCCCCACCACGACCTCGCCGCGGCGCTCCGCCCCTTCGCCCCCGCCCTCACCCCTGGCGTCGCCGAGGGGGTTCTTATACGTTGCCGCCACCTCCCTTCCCCCGCCCACCGCTTCTTCCTCTGGTCCGCCGCCATCCCTGGCTTCCACCACTCCCCAGCCGCCCACCTCGCTCTCGTTCATGCCCTCGGCGCCGTCCGCCAGTTCCCCCTCCTCTGGTCCCTGCTTTCCGAGCTCCGCGACGCTGGTCGTGGCAGCGACGTTGCCCGACCCGAGACATTCTGGCTCCTATTCCGCTTTTACGCGCGCGCCCGCCTCCCCGACGACGCCATCCGTGCTTTCAGAAGGATGCCCGACTTCGGCATCCAGCCGGGCCTCGAGGACTTCCATCATCTCCTCTCCTCGCTCTGTCGAAACGGTCTCGTTGCGGCCGCTCAGTCATTCTTCGATCAGTCAAAGTCCCTCTTTAATGTGAATCACAAGACGTTTAGCATTTTGATCAACGGCTGGGGCGATGGTGGGGGTCCGAAAGAAGCCCTTAGGCTGTTCGACGAAATGCTTCAGAGAAGATGCTTGGTGGATGTGGCCGCTTACAACTCCCTGATCTTAGCCCTCTGCCAAGGAGGTGAGCTTGGTGAGGCGCACGTCCAGTTGCAGGAGATGCAAAAGACTCACAGGCTCAAGCCAGATGCGGGCACCTATGCTGCTTTCGTCCGAGCTGCATGCAAGGCCAATGATGTGCATGCCGCCATAGGGGTGCTCGACAGAATTCGAAGGTATAACCTTGTGCCGAATGTTTTCACCTACAACTGCATCATTCGGCTTTTCTGTGGAAATGAGATGGTGGACGAAGCttatgagttgctagatgaaatgATCGAGCGAGGTGCGAAGCCTGATGCTTGGAGCTATAACTCGATACTGGCAATTCATTGTAGGTTGCATGAGGTCAATAAGTCGCTAAGATTGCTAGCAAGGATGGACAAGGATGCCTGCTCACCTGACCGACACACCTATAATATGTTGTTGAAGATGTTAATTGGTGTCGGAAGAATAGACCGAGCAATGGAAGTTTGGGATGGGATGCAGAGGAGAGGGTTTTACCCTGCGGCCTCATCATATGCGGTAATGATCCATGGATTGTGTAAGAAGAAGGGGAAGGTTGAGGAAGCATTCCGGTACTTTGAGATGATGGTTGATGAGGGAATTCCTCCATATCTTAGTACTTGCGAGATGCTAAGGGATAAATTGTTTGAGATCGGATTGAGAGAACAAGTTGGGGTGCTTGCAGATAAGATGAGACGAAGCACTTCCTGCACGATACAGGAGCTCGTGATTGCAATGGAGGGAAGGAAACGAATTGGCCATACTCGAGAAGAATAA